One part of the Halopenitus persicus genome encodes these proteins:
- a CDS encoding peptidylprolyl isomerase, which produces MSADDNPTATLHTTHGDIEVELFADRAPRTVENFIGLAEGANDYESTEIAPGTGAWEDPDSGEKRIDPLYSDVEFHRIIDDFMIQGGDPTGTGRGGPGYQFDDEFHDELTHDGAGILSMANSGPNTNGSQFFITLDAQPHLDGKHAVFGEVVDGMDVVEEIGSLPTDRQDAPMTDAGIESVTIDR; this is translated from the coding sequence ATGAGCGCGGACGACAACCCGACGGCGACGCTGCACACCACCCACGGCGACATCGAGGTCGAGCTCTTCGCGGACCGAGCACCCCGAACGGTCGAGAACTTCATCGGCCTCGCCGAGGGCGCGAACGACTACGAGAGCACTGAGATCGCCCCGGGAACCGGCGCGTGGGAGGACCCCGACTCCGGCGAGAAGCGGATCGATCCCCTCTACAGCGACGTCGAGTTCCACCGGATCATCGACGACTTCATGATCCAGGGCGGGGACCCGACCGGCACCGGCCGCGGCGGCCCCGGCTACCAGTTCGACGACGAGTTCCACGACGAGCTGACCCACGACGGCGCGGGGATCCTCTCGATGGCCAACTCCGGCCCGAACACCAACGGTTCGCAGTTCTTCATCACCCTCGACGCCCAGCCGCACCTGGACGGGAAACACGCCGTCTTCGGCGAGGTCGTCGACGGGATGGACGTCGTCGAGGAGATCGGCTCGCTCCCGACCGACCGCCAGGACGCCCCGATGACCGACGCCGGGATCGAGTCGGTCACGATCGACCGATAG
- a CDS encoding universal stress protein — MYDRILLPTDGSEGVDRAITHAIDAANRYDAELHVLFVVDSGVVNAYPGDEFVHEFEGVEQTLEDVGETAVDRVREVAADAGLADVVTSVIHGEPHEEILRYIDEKDVDLTVMGTKNRPGEYRRLLGSVTERVARRSSTPVSIVKTTVE; from the coding sequence ATGTACGATCGGATCCTGCTGCCGACCGATGGAAGCGAAGGCGTCGACCGTGCGATCACCCACGCGATCGACGCGGCGAACCGGTACGACGCCGAGCTACACGTCCTCTTCGTCGTGGACAGCGGCGTCGTCAACGCCTATCCCGGCGACGAGTTCGTCCACGAGTTCGAGGGCGTCGAGCAGACGCTCGAGGACGTCGGCGAGACGGCCGTCGACCGGGTACGGGAGGTCGCCGCGGACGCGGGCCTCGCCGACGTCGTCACGTCGGTGATCCACGGCGAACCCCACGAGGAGATCCTCCGGTACATCGACGAGAAGGACGTCGACCTCACCGTGATGGGCACGAAGAACCGACCCGGCGAGTACCGGCGGCTGCTCGGGTCGGTGACCGAGCGCGTCGCTCGACGGTCGAGCACTCCCGTCAGCATCGTCAAAACGACGGTCGAATAG
- a CDS encoding DUF5802 family protein, with protein MFERFSSGYYLGTLYVEPHDGDRALIQRVDHERVNEQLYATGDGLERLDAPLVMKLDTGHIPVDGDEEVPSGTLVVPDEIADETLPSRKNVLLADADRAADLLQWEGWRPATGV; from the coding sequence ATGTTCGAACGCTTCTCAAGCGGCTACTACCTCGGAACGCTGTACGTCGAACCCCACGACGGGGACCGCGCGCTCATACAGCGTGTCGACCACGAGCGCGTCAACGAACAGCTGTACGCGACCGGCGACGGACTCGAACGCCTCGATGCCCCGCTGGTGATGAAACTCGACACCGGCCACATCCCGGTGGACGGCGACGAGGAAGTCCCAAGCGGCACGCTCGTCGTTCCGGACGAGATCGCGGACGAGACCCTCCCCTCGAGAAAGAACGTCCTGCTCGCGGATGCCGACCGGGCCGCCGACCTCCTCCAGTGGGAGGGATGGCGCCCCGCGACCGGGGTCTGA
- a CDS encoding DICT sensory domain-containing protein, which produces MADSLRAFIDRLEPPARSLVILNRSAPDAARRLLDGLFADQPVAVEELHRPEADETDVVALIEDGTIIARSTVDELLSTILLVNSDLYKTGSRELEAVELPAVLDGLTDVPFRLRGYPDSNKEKLLLITVSRVIERRAAEAGSGTLRSSFQYLSRLQDEAGTRTVYETVGRAGTDVHVYGVDDWDTAGTLPVTVHGGCSREYRRSWFVVFRPADPTGVAGDGAPDACDSGSESVPGPAALVALEDERNVWDGFWTYRPGLVVEIDAYLQRAL; this is translated from the coding sequence ATGGCCGACTCGCTGCGTGCGTTCATCGATCGGCTCGAGCCCCCGGCTCGTTCGCTGGTGATCCTGAACCGATCGGCCCCCGACGCTGCGCGGCGGCTTCTGGACGGCCTCTTCGCTGACCAGCCGGTCGCGGTCGAGGAGCTCCACCGCCCGGAGGCCGACGAGACGGACGTCGTGGCGCTCATCGAGGACGGGACGATCATCGCGCGCTCGACCGTCGACGAGCTGCTCTCGACGATCCTGCTCGTCAACTCGGACCTGTACAAGACCGGCAGCCGGGAGCTCGAGGCGGTGGAGCTCCCGGCGGTGTTGGACGGACTCACCGACGTCCCCTTTCGCCTCCGCGGGTATCCCGACTCGAACAAGGAGAAGCTGCTGTTGATCACGGTCTCGCGCGTCATCGAGCGCCGGGCCGCCGAGGCCGGATCGGGAACCCTCCGGTCGTCGTTCCAGTACCTCTCGCGGCTTCAGGATGAGGCCGGCACGCGTACCGTCTACGAGACGGTCGGTCGGGCCGGTACCGACGTCCACGTCTACGGCGTCGACGACTGGGACACCGCCGGGACGCTGCCCGTCACCGTCCACGGCGGGTGCTCGAGGGAGTACCGTCGGTCGTGGTTCGTCGTCTTCCGCCCGGCCGATCCCACCGGCGTCGCCGGGGACGGGGCGCCGGATGCTTGCGATTCCGGGTCCGAATCCGTCCCCGGCCCCGCCGCTCTGGTCGCGCTCGAGGACGAGCGAAACGTGTGGGACGGGTTCTGGACGTATCGTCCGGGGCTGGTCGTGGAGATCGACGCGTACCTTCAGCGAGCGCTGTGA
- a CDS encoding aldehyde ferredoxin oxidoreductase family protein, which yields MTDFGGYRDRVAQIDLSESDVSYRGIDDEDAEKYIGARGLGVKYVFEKGADVDPDSPENRLAVMTGPLTGTQAVMSGRIALVTKSPLTGTVTDSHHGGWSGARLKWAGLDGLLLDGASDEPVYLYVEDGDVEVRDAGHLWGKGVHETIDTIGEEVEGTVGRNVSVMAIGPGGENGVRYACVVNEDDRASGRGGTGCVMGSKNVKAVVVKSGTNMPTPADPETFQEGHQQSMQVIQESDVTAPNEGGLSMYGTNVLMNITEEMDGLPTKNAKYTSTRSYEDAEGVDIDAERVSGENVRENILVDEPTCHSCPVACKKEVEVQTMHKGQDMNVRMESYEYESAFALGPNSGHSERDDIALMIDRCNDVGVDTIEVGNMMAMAMEMSEQGKLDDYGTLEWGDSEEMVDLITDIANRESDLGDLLAEGAERVADEVGAHDNKLSVKGQTIPAYDPRCMKGMGIAYATSNRGACHLRGYTPAAEILGIPEKVDPYEWEGKGELTATFQDLHAISDSFDICKFNAFAEGIEEYVLQYNGITGRDVSEDELLAAGERVYNLERYYNNLSGFDGDDDTLPNRFLDGHPDAIPGQGASEDELCELDEMKAEYYEVRGWVDGVVPEEKLEELEIEVGPGTGVTSGEGAAPADD from the coding sequence ATGACAGACTTCGGCGGCTACCGCGACCGAGTGGCACAGATCGACCTCTCCGAGTCGGACGTCTCCTATCGAGGGATCGACGACGAGGACGCCGAGAAGTACATCGGCGCACGCGGGCTGGGCGTGAAATACGTCTTCGAGAAGGGCGCCGACGTCGACCCCGACTCCCCGGAGAACCGGCTCGCGGTCATGACCGGACCGCTCACCGGCACGCAGGCGGTAATGAGCGGCCGGATCGCGCTGGTGACGAAGTCCCCGCTGACCGGGACCGTCACCGACTCCCACCACGGCGGCTGGTCGGGCGCCCGGCTCAAGTGGGCCGGCCTGGACGGCCTCCTGCTCGACGGGGCCAGCGACGAGCCCGTCTACCTCTACGTCGAGGACGGCGACGTGGAGGTCCGCGACGCCGGCCATCTGTGGGGGAAGGGCGTCCACGAGACGATCGACACGATCGGCGAGGAGGTCGAGGGAACGGTCGGCCGGAACGTCTCCGTGATGGCGATCGGGCCGGGCGGCGAGAACGGCGTCCGGTACGCCTGCGTCGTCAACGAGGACGACCGCGCCTCCGGGCGCGGCGGCACCGGCTGCGTGATGGGCTCGAAGAACGTCAAGGCGGTCGTGGTCAAATCCGGCACGAACATGCCGACCCCGGCCGACCCCGAGACCTTCCAGGAGGGCCACCAGCAGTCGATGCAGGTCATCCAGGAGTCCGACGTCACCGCGCCCAACGAGGGCGGCCTCTCGATGTACGGGACGAACGTCCTGATGAACATCACCGAGGAGATGGACGGGCTCCCGACGAAGAACGCGAAGTACACCTCGACGCGTAGCTACGAGGACGCCGAGGGCGTCGACATCGACGCCGAGCGCGTCTCCGGGGAGAACGTCCGCGAGAACATCCTCGTCGACGAGCCGACCTGTCACTCCTGCCCGGTCGCCTGCAAGAAGGAGGTCGAGGTGCAGACGATGCACAAAGGGCAGGACATGAACGTCCGGATGGAGTCCTACGAGTACGAGTCGGCCTTCGCGCTCGGCCCGAACTCGGGACACTCCGAGCGCGACGACATCGCCCTCATGATCGACCGGTGTAACGACGTCGGCGTCGACACCATCGAGGTCGGCAACATGATGGCGATGGCCATGGAGATGTCCGAGCAGGGCAAGCTCGACGACTACGGCACCCTCGAGTGGGGCGACTCCGAGGAGATGGTCGACCTCATCACCGACATCGCGAACCGCGAGAGCGACCTCGGCGACCTGCTGGCGGAGGGCGCCGAGCGCGTCGCCGACGAGGTCGGCGCACACGACAACAAGCTGTCGGTCAAGGGCCAGACGATCCCGGCCTACGACCCGCGCTGTATGAAGGGGATGGGCATCGCGTACGCGACCTCGAACCGCGGCGCGTGTCACCTTCGTGGGTACACGCCGGCGGCCGAGATCCTCGGCATCCCGGAGAAGGTCGACCCCTACGAGTGGGAGGGGAAGGGCGAACTCACCGCCACCTTCCAGGACCTCCACGCGATCTCGGACTCCTTCGACATCTGCAAGTTCAACGCCTTCGCGGAGGGGATCGAGGAGTACGTGCTCCAGTACAACGGCATCACCGGCCGCGACGTCAGCGAGGACGAGCTGCTGGCCGCGGGCGAGCGCGTCTACAACCTGGAGCGGTACTACAACAACCTCTCCGGCTTCGACGGCGACGACGACACGCTCCCGAACCGCTTCCTCGACGGGCACCCGGACGCGATCCCGGGACAGGGCGCCAGCGAGGACGAGCTGTGTGAGCTCGACGAGATGAAGGCCGAGTACTACGAGGTCCGCGGCTGGGTCGACGGCGTCGTCCCCGAGGAGAAGCTCGAGGAGCTCGAGATCGAGGTCGGGCCCGGCACCGGCGTCACCAGCGGCGAGGGCGCCGCGCCCGCCGACGACTGA
- a CDS encoding mechanosensitive ion channel family protein: MGITLQVDAVRESIDIAGIGVSVASFVVGFLLALLVGRFVVVPGVRRVLDARGFDRAVVSLATSVTNAAVWVGALAIGLTVAGYGAFLSAFAVFGSAIALAVGFAAQDLLGNFVAGIFILKDKPFEVGDWIEWDGNSGRVEDIDLRVSRIRTFDNERVTVPNGDLANTAVTNPVAYETLRQRFVFGIGYDDDIDHATDVILEEARAHEEILDDPGVSVRLVELGDSAVGLQSRWWIEDPDRSDFVRVRSEYVQAVKERFDEDGIDMPYVHRELTGSVEVLETVAEA, translated from the coding sequence ATGGGTATCACGCTACAAGTCGATGCGGTGCGGGAGTCGATCGACATCGCGGGGATCGGGGTCTCGGTCGCGTCGTTCGTCGTCGGGTTCCTGCTCGCCCTGCTCGTCGGGCGGTTCGTCGTCGTGCCGGGCGTTCGGCGGGTACTCGATGCCAGGGGGTTCGACCGAGCCGTCGTGAGCCTCGCGACGAGCGTCACCAACGCGGCCGTCTGGGTCGGTGCGCTCGCGATCGGCCTCACGGTCGCGGGCTACGGTGCGTTCCTCTCGGCGTTCGCGGTCTTCGGCAGCGCGATCGCGCTGGCGGTCGGGTTCGCCGCGCAGGACCTCCTCGGGAACTTCGTGGCCGGGATCTTCATCCTGAAGGACAAACCCTTCGAGGTCGGCGACTGGATCGAGTGGGACGGCAACAGCGGGCGCGTCGAGGACATCGACCTCCGCGTCTCGCGGATCCGGACCTTCGACAACGAGCGCGTCACCGTGCCGAACGGCGACCTGGCCAACACGGCGGTGACGAACCCCGTCGCCTACGAGACGCTCCGCCAGCGGTTCGTCTTCGGCATCGGCTACGACGACGACATCGACCACGCGACCGACGTCATCCTCGAGGAGGCGCGGGCCCACGAGGAGATCCTCGACGACCCCGGCGTCTCGGTTCGGCTCGTCGAGCTGGGCGACTCGGCGGTCGGCCTCCAGTCGCGGTGGTGGATCGAGGACCCGGACCGCAGCGACTTCGTGCGCGTCCGCTCGGAGTACGTGCAGGCGGTCAAGGAGCGGTTCGACGAGGACGGGATCGACATGCCCTACGTCCACCGCGAGCTCACCGGCAGCGTCGAGGTGCTCGAGACGGTCGCGGAGGCGTAA
- the cofG gene encoding 7,8-didemethyl-8-hydroxy-5-deazariboflavin synthase subunit CofG, giving the protein MFPAADDYDVEIAVDPETVDRLLAVSPADVEPAAELTFSRNVFLPLTTACRYTCTYCTYYDAPGEASLLTPAEIREQCRIGADAGCTEALFTFGDDPDDRYVAIHDRLAEWGHDSILEYLREACTIALEEGLLPHSNPGDLTEAGFETVRDVNASMGVMLETTADVNAHAGGRRKTPGQRLNTIRAAGRLGVPFTTGILVGIGEDWRDRAESLLAIRELHERYGHVQEVIVQNVVPNERSDFERPSVETMRRVVAMARAALPTEVSVQVPPNLTPAAELVDCGIDDLGGVSPVTEDYINPAYAWPGLEELRAVADAGGMTLHERLPTHDRYLPDGIRRSGAVPAAPPSRATGGDASKPRGSEPRAATDPGSDAEWLPAPIRDRIRADDVHGRRFRRVADREAPLEA; this is encoded by the coding sequence GTGTTCCCCGCGGCCGACGACTACGACGTCGAGATCGCCGTCGACCCCGAGACGGTCGACCGCCTGCTGGCGGTCTCGCCCGCCGACGTCGAGCCCGCCGCCGAGCTCACGTTCTCGCGGAACGTCTTCCTCCCGCTGACGACCGCGTGCCGATACACCTGTACGTACTGCACCTACTACGACGCCCCCGGCGAGGCGAGCCTGCTGACGCCCGCGGAGATCCGCGAACAGTGCCGGATCGGCGCCGACGCCGGCTGCACCGAGGCGCTGTTCACCTTCGGCGACGACCCCGACGACCGATACGTCGCGATCCACGACCGGCTCGCCGAGTGGGGCCACGACTCGATCCTCGAGTACCTCCGGGAGGCGTGCACGATCGCCCTGGAGGAGGGGCTGCTCCCGCACTCGAACCCGGGCGATCTCACCGAGGCGGGCTTCGAGACCGTTCGGGACGTCAACGCCTCGATGGGCGTGATGCTCGAGACGACCGCGGACGTGAATGCCCACGCCGGCGGGCGGCGGAAGACGCCGGGACAGCGGCTCAACACGATCCGGGCGGCCGGTCGGCTGGGCGTTCCCTTCACGACGGGGATCCTGGTCGGGATCGGCGAGGACTGGCGCGACCGCGCCGAGAGCCTGCTGGCGATCCGCGAACTCCACGAGCGGTACGGGCACGTCCAGGAGGTGATCGTGCAGAACGTCGTCCCCAACGAGCGGTCGGACTTCGAGCGCCCGAGCGTCGAGACGATGCGCCGGGTCGTCGCGATGGCCCGGGCGGCGCTGCCGACCGAGGTGTCCGTCCAGGTGCCCCCGAACCTGACGCCCGCCGCCGAGCTGGTCGACTGCGGCATCGACGACCTGGGCGGCGTCTCCCCGGTCACCGAGGACTACATCAACCCGGCGTACGCCTGGCCGGGCCTCGAGGAGCTGCGCGCGGTGGCCGACGCCGGCGGGATGACCCTCCACGAGCGGTTGCCGACCCACGACCGGTACCTCCCTGACGGGATCCGGCGGTCCGGAGCCGTTCCCGCGGCGCCGCCGTCGCGCGCGACCGGCGGTGACGCCTCGAAGCCGCGCGGCTCGGAGCCGCGCGCCGCGACCGATCCCGGCTCCGACGCCGAGTGGCTCCCGGCGCCGATCCGCGACCGGATCCGGGCGGACGACGTCCACGGCCGCCGATTCCGGCGGGTCGCCGACCGCGAGGCGCCGCTGGAGGCGTGA
- the cofC gene encoding 2-phospho-L-lactate guanylyltransferase yields the protein MDVLVPFAADRPKTRLSDVLTPAERRAFADAMLGDVLRAVVEAGGEPTVLADRPIDLADRVGTARAANAAVRVDDRPLTPAVSDAIADALADDAPADEHAPAAESGSAHAHTDAVAVVMSDLAVATPRSLERLFDASGDVVIAPGRGGGTNALVVCDPAFRVDYHGASVRDHRRAARSIDASVTEIDSYRLATDVDEPADLAEVLLHGTGDARLWLERTGFELRTADGRVAVERTTAE from the coding sequence ATGGACGTTCTCGTTCCGTTCGCCGCCGATCGCCCGAAGACCCGGTTATCGGACGTGCTTACGCCCGCCGAGCGACGCGCCTTCGCGGACGCGATGCTCGGCGACGTGCTTCGTGCGGTCGTCGAGGCGGGCGGGGAGCCGACCGTCCTCGCGGACCGACCGATCGATCTCGCCGATCGAGTCGGGACCGCCCGCGCGGCGAACGCCGCGGTCCGCGTCGACGACCGCCCGTTGACGCCGGCCGTCTCCGATGCGATCGCCGACGCGCTCGCGGATGACGCGCCGGCGGACGAGCACGCGCCGGCGGCCGAGTCCGGAAGTGCACACGCACACACGGACGCGGTCGCGGTCGTGATGAGCGATCTGGCGGTTGCCACGCCGCGATCGTTGGAGCGGCTGTTCGACGCGTCGGGTGACGTCGTGATCGCGCCGGGACGGGGCGGAGGGACGAACGCGCTCGTCGTCTGCGACCCGGCGTTTCGCGTCGACTACCACGGCGCCTCGGTTCGGGATCATCGGCGAGCCGCGCGATCGATCGACGCCTCGGTGACCGAGATCGACTCCTATCGGCTCGCGACCGACGTCGACGAGCCCGCCGACCTCGCGGAGGTCCTCCTCCACGGCACCGGGGATGCGCGGCTCTGGCTGGAGCGGACCGGATTCGAACTCCGGACCGCGGACGGACGCGTCGCGGTCGAACGGACGACCGCCGAGTGA
- a CDS encoding tubulin/FtsZ family protein — protein MKLAMIGFGQAGGKVVDKFLEYDKRTGSEIVRAAAAVNTAKADLMGLEHIPESQRVLIGQSRVKGHGVGADNELGAEIAEEDIDEVQGAIDSIPVHEVDAFLVVAGLGGGTGSGGAPVLAKHLKRIYTEPVYGLGILPGSDEGGIYTLNAARSFQTFVREVDNLLVFDNDAWRKTGESVQGGYEQINEEIVRRFGILFGAGEVKQGQEVAESVVDSSEIINTLSGGGVSTVGYAEEEVEETSSGGLLSRLRNGEENDELDTAHTTNRITSLVRKAALGRLTLPCEIEGSERALLVLAGPPEYLNRKGIERGRKWLEEQTGSMEVRGGDYPYRGSGFVASVILLAGVTNVPRIKELQQVAIEAQDNLEEIREESEENLESLVDDDEDELESLF, from the coding sequence ATGAAACTGGCAATGATCGGCTTCGGACAGGCGGGGGGAAAAGTCGTCGACAAGTTTCTCGAGTACGACAAACGGACCGGCTCGGAGATCGTGCGGGCGGCCGCGGCGGTGAACACGGCCAAAGCCGATCTGATGGGGCTCGAACACATCCCGGAGAGCCAGCGCGTCCTGATCGGGCAGTCCCGCGTCAAGGGGCACGGCGTGGGCGCGGACAACGAGCTCGGCGCGGAGATCGCCGAGGAGGACATCGACGAGGTACAGGGCGCGATCGATTCGATCCCGGTCCACGAGGTCGATGCGTTCCTCGTCGTCGCCGGCCTCGGCGGGGGAACCGGATCCGGCGGCGCGCCGGTGCTCGCGAAGCACCTCAAGCGCATCTACACCGAGCCGGTCTACGGGCTCGGCATCCTGCCGGGCAGCGACGAGGGGGGCATCTACACCCTGAACGCGGCCCGGTCGTTCCAGACGTTCGTCCGCGAGGTCGACAACCTGCTCGTGTTCGACAACGACGCCTGGCGAAAGACGGGCGAGTCGGTGCAGGGCGGCTACGAGCAGATCAACGAGGAGATCGTTCGGCGGTTCGGGATCCTCTTCGGCGCCGGCGAGGTCAAGCAGGGACAGGAGGTCGCCGAGAGCGTCGTCGACTCCTCGGAGATCATCAACACCCTCTCCGGCGGCGGCGTCTCGACGGTCGGCTACGCCGAGGAGGAGGTCGAGGAGACGTCCTCCGGCGGGCTCCTGTCGCGGCTCCGCAACGGCGAGGAGAACGACGAGCTCGACACCGCCCACACCACGAACCGCATCACCAGCCTGGTCCGCAAGGCCGCGCTGGGCCGCCTGACGCTCCCCTGTGAGATCGAGGGGTCCGAACGCGCCCTGCTCGTGCTCGCGGGGCCGCCGGAGTACCTCAACCGCAAGGGGATCGAGCGCGGTCGCAAGTGGCTCGAGGAGCAGACCGGCTCGATGGAGGTCCGGGGCGGCGACTACCCCTACCGCGGCTCCGGGTTCGTCGCGTCCGTGATCCTCCTGGCCGGCGTCACGAACGTTCCCCGGATCAAGGAGCTCCAGCAGGTCGCCATCGAGGCCCAGGACAACCTCGAGGAGATCCGCGAGGAGAGCGAGGAAAACCTCGAATCGCTCGTCGACGACGACGAGGACGAGCTCGAATCGCTGTTCTAA